The Hyphomicrobium sp. MC1 genome window below encodes:
- the lptG gene encoding LPS export ABC transporter permease LptG — MRNSFILWRYIAKMFLVAITSTLAVCAMLIFMIDFVELLRQSSKFGNVPAHTLVLIAMLRLGAYVEFLLGFAVLVGALAALLHLNRKSELAVMRAGGMSVWQFLVPGLIVGLVVGVLGVTVYNPLAAKGRAKSEKVFAKAFGNDNNLLRAQGGGSWIRQDGVDGESVLGAAAASNRGLTLTGVMILAYDRQGHFSERVDASEAELKDGYWDLKDAWVSRLGQQPEKFKSYLVSTYLTPDRVQEALGTVFSVSFWDLPELIEAADKAGLSTERLRVQYQSLLVRPLLCMAMVLLAATVSLRSFRSGGIQTMVTTGMIGGVSFFLFSEIARQIGIAGLAPAWVAAWVPVILILIISTTVLLHQEDG, encoded by the coding sequence ATGAGGAACTCGTTCATACTCTGGCGTTACATTGCCAAGATGTTTTTGGTCGCGATCACCTCGACGCTCGCGGTCTGTGCAATGCTCATCTTCATGATCGACTTTGTCGAGTTGCTCCGCCAATCGAGCAAGTTCGGCAACGTCCCGGCACACACGCTCGTCCTGATCGCCATGCTGCGTCTCGGAGCCTATGTCGAGTTCTTGCTCGGGTTCGCCGTGCTCGTCGGCGCGCTGGCCGCCCTCCTCCACCTCAATCGCAAAAGCGAACTCGCCGTCATGCGCGCGGGCGGCATGTCCGTCTGGCAATTTCTGGTGCCGGGACTGATCGTCGGCCTCGTCGTCGGCGTGCTGGGCGTTACGGTCTACAACCCGCTGGCCGCCAAAGGCCGAGCCAAATCCGAAAAGGTGTTTGCCAAAGCGTTCGGCAACGACAACAACCTCTTACGAGCCCAAGGCGGTGGCTCGTGGATCCGACAGGATGGCGTCGATGGGGAATCAGTTCTCGGCGCCGCAGCGGCTTCGAACCGTGGCCTGACGCTGACAGGCGTGATGATCCTCGCTTATGATCGTCAGGGGCACTTCTCAGAGCGTGTCGACGCCAGCGAAGCCGAGCTCAAAGACGGCTACTGGGACCTTAAGGATGCATGGGTTTCACGCCTCGGCCAGCAGCCGGAAAAATTCAAGTCGTACCTTGTATCCACTTACCTGACGCCGGACCGTGTACAAGAGGCCCTCGGCACCGTTTTTTCGGTCTCGTTTTGGGACCTGCCTGAACTCATAGAAGCCGCTGATAAGGCTGGACTTTCGACGGAACGCTTGCGCGTTCAATATCAGTCGCTGCTGGTCCGTCCACTCCTGTGCATGGCGATGGTCCTTTTGGCGGCCACTGTGTCATTGCGGTCATTCCGCTCTGGTGGCATCCAGACTATGGTTACGACAGGGATGATCGGTGGGGTTAGTTTCTTCTTGTTCTCGGAAATTGCGAGGCAAATTGGGATCGCGGGGCTTGCGCCGGCGTGGGTCGCTGCGTGGGTGCCTGTGATCCTTATTCTGATCATCTCGACTACGGTGCTGTTGCACCAGGAGGATGGCTGA
- the lptF gene encoding LPS export ABC transporter permease LptF: protein MRIFSRYVFRQAASSFLLILISLTGIVWIALALRQFNVVTSQGQDTWMLVRVTSLAVPNLMAIIAPFSLLIGALQTLNRLNTDSELIVLSAAGSTVWTVARPLLLLAFLVSIFLALVSHFAQPWSMRLLREYMVQVRSDLLTQVIQPGRFSSPEQDLMFHIRDRSADGELLGLVMNDTRNKAQSQTYLAEHGTIVKQDGTAYLVMTTGHIIRRSDAEGPPQIIAFDKYIVDLDQFEPQSDGSGELKPRERYWNELVHPDPDSKLYKSQAGQFRAEINERLVSPLYPIAFAFLIIAFVGQARSTRSSRMQSLVLTFLLGAACRMAGLALNSAVARNPTMLFFLYGTPISAIILSLIVIKRADRQRRPSRIVGLFLDTGAAIWANIIRLVMPRRKFAS from the coding sequence ATGCGAATTTTCTCAAGATATGTGTTCCGGCAGGCGGCGAGTTCGTTCCTGCTCATTCTCATATCTTTGACCGGTATCGTTTGGATCGCGCTGGCTCTGCGCCAGTTCAACGTCGTGACCAGCCAGGGTCAGGACACCTGGATGCTCGTCCGCGTCACGTCTCTCGCGGTACCGAACCTCATGGCGATCATCGCGCCGTTCTCGCTGCTGATCGGCGCCCTTCAGACCCTCAACCGGCTGAACACCGACAGCGAGCTGATCGTCCTTTCCGCGGCAGGTTCGACGGTATGGACGGTGGCCCGCCCCCTCCTCCTCCTGGCGTTCCTCGTCAGCATTTTCTTGGCCCTGGTCAGCCACTTCGCGCAGCCGTGGAGCATGCGCTTGCTGCGCGAGTACATGGTCCAGGTGCGCAGCGATCTGCTGACACAAGTCATTCAGCCCGGCCGCTTTTCAAGCCCCGAGCAAGATTTGATGTTTCATATCCGCGACCGGTCCGCAGACGGCGAGCTTTTGGGTCTGGTCATGAACGACACGCGCAACAAGGCGCAATCGCAGACCTACCTCGCCGAGCACGGCACCATCGTGAAGCAGGACGGCACCGCCTACCTCGTCATGACGACCGGCCACATCATTCGCCGCTCAGATGCCGAAGGCCCGCCGCAGATCATCGCCTTTGACAAATACATCGTCGATCTCGACCAGTTCGAACCCCAGAGCGATGGCTCGGGCGAGCTGAAGCCCCGCGAGCGCTATTGGAATGAGCTGGTACACCCCGACCCGGACAGCAAGCTCTATAAATCCCAGGCAGGACAGTTCCGTGCCGAAATCAACGAGCGTCTCGTCAGTCCACTTTACCCGATCGCATTCGCTTTCCTGATCATCGCTTTTGTCGGCCAAGCGCGCTCAACCCGTTCGAGCCGAATGCAAAGCCTCGTTCTCACCTTCCTGCTCGGCGCGGCATGCCGGATGGCAGGCCTGGCGTTGAACAGCGCCGTCGCGCGCAATCCGACGATGCTGTTTTTCCTCTACGGGACGCCGATTTCAGCAATCATCCTGTCTCTGATCGTCATCAAGCGCGCTGATCGGCAACGCCGTCCATCCCGCATCGTTGGACTGTTCCTTGATACCGGCGCGGCCATTTGGGCCAACATCATTCGCCTTGTCATGCCGCGCCGGAAATTCGCGTCATGA